One genomic window of Sporocytophaga myxococcoides DSM 11118 includes the following:
- a CDS encoding S8 family serine peptidase — protein MPISKRHIILLILILKGFYCHATEVQYLKVKICQASLLTGGSNEFEKICKQYHVEFKTCHSFPEKNSEINKWLIAEIGHADIATRIGKDLYSNKLIECAELNGNNFLGAIRKPNARKSNKNLSFKAGNRKVIKVAVVDDGFRLTHDAIKSFIYTNEKEIKGNKIDDDGNGYVDDIHGWDVSDHDNNVYPPLSRLKDFYHGTHIASIITSFNSLTDSAIQSKPQCRIEILPVKCLSDEASGTYLKDCYKGVEYAIKAGADIINCSWGGGTFSQYEQDLMDEAQKRGILIVASAGNFYSELSQFPASYPSVVSVAALSRDNIKLPVSNYGSTVDLADIGENELAASVYGDDKDTVISGTSVSVARVSGKAAFLLACYPYLRNQELLMYLQMHATPLEGINKTYAGKLGAGKADVIQAIQRICSKEEKKLFSNAKGYINGRYNKKNSGFYEIKPEGKYKGIVVKRVSSHIYNKSCEIIISDTSNRYTKKFNVNDFPDSVFIPASAVRLEYPTAKENKELVLYYSVVTVDSSKLYCTSERILNFPSGIFSDGSGDQNYCGGQDCKWLISVKEGSRIRIAFPEFNTEAHTDKVYIFDGDGTQARIIGIFSGLLVPPEVASSGNKMLVWFVTDNINHFAGWKAKYETVEP, from the coding sequence ATGCCTATTTCCAAAAGACACATTATTTTACTCATTCTTATCCTTAAAGGATTTTATTGTCATGCCACGGAAGTACAATACCTTAAGGTAAAGATATGCCAAGCGTCTTTATTGACAGGTGGGTCTAATGAGTTTGAAAAAATTTGTAAACAATACCACGTAGAGTTCAAAACCTGTCATAGTTTTCCGGAAAAGAATAGTGAAATAAATAAATGGCTTATTGCGGAAATAGGGCATGCAGATATTGCAACTAGAATTGGCAAAGATCTGTACTCTAATAAACTTATCGAATGTGCGGAGCTGAATGGCAACAATTTCCTTGGAGCTATTCGCAAACCAAATGCCCGGAAGTCAAATAAAAACTTATCATTCAAAGCAGGAAACAGAAAAGTTATAAAGGTTGCAGTAGTAGATGATGGGTTCAGATTAACTCATGATGCAATTAAGTCTTTCATTTATACTAATGAGAAAGAAATAAAAGGAAACAAAATTGATGATGATGGAAATGGCTATGTGGATGACATCCATGGTTGGGATGTTTCAGATCATGATAACAATGTATACCCGCCGTTGAGTCGGCTGAAAGATTTTTATCACGGTACTCATATTGCCTCCATAATTACTTCATTTAATAGTTTGACAGATTCTGCAATTCAGTCTAAACCTCAATGCAGAATTGAAATCCTCCCGGTTAAATGTCTGTCTGATGAGGCTTCCGGCACCTATCTTAAAGATTGTTACAAAGGTGTTGAATATGCGATTAAAGCTGGTGCAGATATTATTAATTGTTCATGGGGAGGAGGTACATTTTCTCAGTATGAGCAGGACCTGATGGACGAGGCACAAAAGAGAGGTATTTTGATAGTTGCTTCAGCGGGTAATTTTTATTCAGAGCTATCTCAGTTCCCGGCTTCTTATCCTTCAGTGGTTTCAGTTGCGGCACTTAGCAGAGACAATATTAAACTTCCTGTTTCTAATTACGGAAGCACTGTTGATCTTGCAGATATTGGAGAAAATGAATTAGCAGCTAGCGTTTATGGAGACGACAAAGATACTGTCATCTCCGGCACATCCGTATCTGTTGCGCGAGTTTCAGGAAAGGCAGCTTTCCTTCTGGCTTGTTATCCTTATCTGAGAAATCAAGAGCTGTTAATGTACCTTCAAATGCATGCCACTCCTCTTGAAGGTATTAACAAAACATATGCTGGAAAATTAGGTGCAGGAAAGGCCGATGTAATTCAGGCTATACAAAGAATATGTTCTAAAGAAGAAAAGAAATTATTTTCAAATGCCAAAGGATACATAAATGGCAGATATAATAAGAAAAACTCAGGCTTCTATGAGATTAAGCCAGAGGGAAAGTATAAGGGTATCGTTGTTAAAAGAGTTTCTTCTCACATTTATAATAAAAGTTGTGAAATAATAATTTCTGATACATCAAACAGATACACTAAGAAATTTAATGTAAATGATTTTCCGGATTCTGTGTTCATTCCGGCAAGTGCTGTAAGGCTTGAATATCCAACAGCTAAAGAAAATAAGGAGCTAGTGTTGTATTACAGCGTTGTGACAGTAGATTCTTCAAAATTATATTGCACCTCAGAAAGGATCTTAAATTTTCCTTCCGGAATATTTTCTGATGGAAGTGGAGACCAAAATTATTGTGGTGGCCAGGATTGCAAATGGCTTATATCGGTAAAAGAAGGTTCACGAATTAGAATAGCTTTTCCTGAATTTAATACTGAAGCGCATACAGATAAAGTTTATATATTTGATGGTGATGGCACTCAGGCAAGAATTATAGGGATTTTTAGTGGTTTATTGGTGCCTCCTGAAGTGGCTTCTTCTGGAAATAAAATGCTAGTCTGGTTTGTCACTGATAATATAAACCACTTTGCCGGATGGAAGGCAAAATATGAGACAGTTGAACCATAG
- a CDS encoding phage tail protein yields MKPKCFLLFSLMFCICFAAFAQPEAINYQGVARSADGQPLISKAIVIRASITKDAGGESAEYSEQHSVTTSPNGLFNLALGKGTVLSGVFTKIGWGDGDRFLKIEMNVDSKEFAVLGVTQLLSVPYALYAANAATANISAKSPLNFSNKVIGLNAGTQAGDLMTWDGVNWVSKAPETKTLNNMQPYTVINYCIALQGIFPSRDGAQPYVAEIMLFAGNFAPKGFAICDGRLLPINQNQALFSLLGTNYGGDGRTTFALPDLRGRVPISAGTGPGLSTYTEGQTGGSETIVR; encoded by the coding sequence ATGAAACCTAAATGTTTTTTACTTTTCTCGTTGATGTTTTGCATATGCTTTGCTGCTTTTGCCCAGCCTGAAGCAATCAACTATCAGGGAGTTGCGCGTAGTGCAGATGGACAGCCTTTAATTAGCAAGGCAATAGTTATCAGAGCATCTATTACCAAAGATGCAGGAGGAGAAAGCGCTGAGTATTCTGAACAGCACTCTGTTACAACTTCTCCAAATGGCTTATTTAACCTGGCTTTAGGCAAAGGAACTGTTTTGTCTGGTGTATTTACCAAAATAGGATGGGGAGATGGTGACAGATTTCTTAAAATAGAAATGAATGTTGATTCAAAAGAATTTGCAGTTCTTGGAGTGACTCAGCTTCTTAGCGTTCCTTATGCTTTGTATGCCGCAAATGCTGCTACCGCAAATATCTCAGCTAAATCTCCTTTAAATTTTTCTAATAAAGTAATCGGCCTAAATGCTGGTACTCAAGCTGGAGATCTGATGACCTGGGATGGTGTTAACTGGGTTTCAAAAGCACCAGAAACTAAAACACTCAATAACATGCAGCCATATACAGTAATCAATTATTGTATAGCTCTTCAGGGAATCTTCCCTTCTCGTGATGGTGCTCAGCCTTATGTCGCAGAAATTATGTTGTTCGCAGGAAATTTTGCTCCCAAAGGTTTTGCTATTTGCGACGGAAGATTACTTCCGATTAATCAGAATCAGGCACTCTTTTCTCTATTGGGGACAAATTATGGTGGTGATGGAAGAACAACTTTCGCTTTACCTGATCTGAGAGGCAGAGTACCTATTTCTGCGGGAACTGGTCCCGGACTTAGCACCTATACAGAAGGACAGACAGGAGGTTCCGAAACTATTGTAAGATAA
- a CDS encoding T9SS type A sorting domain-containing protein — protein MKFIPALVFSLISYIGYGQSISPYVINSAGNIITGGGFSLEYSVGEVAVSTIGKGNFIVTEGVLQPEFAVVSSNPVKLDAVGPKYIFDRLNSELYIMSPKELSSIEVFDIKGNKVCSTSNATFINLRQLSDGLYLICYKDHNESIDYFKLVK, from the coding sequence ATGAAATTTATACCTGCACTTGTATTCTCATTGATATCTTACATTGGATATGGTCAATCAATTTCTCCGTATGTAATCAACTCCGCTGGAAATATCATTACAGGGGGAGGCTTCTCATTAGAGTATTCTGTAGGCGAGGTTGCAGTATCTACAATTGGAAAAGGGAATTTCATTGTAACTGAAGGTGTCCTTCAGCCGGAGTTCGCAGTGGTTAGCTCTAATCCGGTTAAATTGGATGCTGTTGGGCCAAAGTACATTTTTGACAGATTAAATTCGGAGCTGTACATTATGTCTCCAAAAGAATTGAGCTCAATTGAGGTATTTGACATCAAAGGAAATAAGGTTTGCAGTACATCTAATGCCACATTTATAAACCTTCGTCAACTGAGCGATGGTCTTTATTTGATATGCTACAAAGATCATAATGAATCTATCGATTATTTTAAACTCGTTAAATAG
- a CDS encoding NADPH-dependent FMN reductase, with the protein MKNFLAISGSLKSTSTNTSILKFIIKLASPTANIELYSGLDDLPHFSPERDSENAPEAVENLRKKIKYADGVIFCTPEYAFNLPGVLKNALDWCVSSGEFNEKPVLVLSASPLNTGGEKALSSLQMTLTALGTKQVAAYSIANVNSKLNSNKEIIDSETIVILEGLLSKLDEFIESYTPEY; encoded by the coding sequence ATGAAAAACTTTTTGGCTATATCCGGAAGCTTAAAATCAACCTCAACAAACACCTCCATACTCAAGTTTATAATAAAGCTGGCAAGCCCAACTGCTAACATTGAATTGTATTCAGGATTAGACGATCTGCCTCATTTCAGTCCTGAAAGAGATTCAGAAAATGCTCCTGAGGCAGTGGAAAACCTTCGCAAAAAGATTAAATATGCAGACGGAGTTATTTTTTGTACTCCTGAATATGCATTCAATCTTCCCGGAGTTCTTAAAAATGCGCTGGATTGGTGTGTCTCTTCAGGTGAATTCAATGAAAAACCAGTATTGGTTTTAAGTGCTTCACCGCTAAATACCGGAGGTGAAAAAGCCCTGTCATCTCTTCAAATGACATTAACAGCATTGGGAACAAAGCAGGTCGCGGCATACAGCATTGCCAATGTAAATTCAAAATTAAACTCCAACAAGGAAATTATTGATTCAGAAACTATAGTCATCCTGGAAGGTTTATTATCAAAACTGGATGAATTTATTGAAAGTTATACCCCTGAATATTAA
- a CDS encoding PAS domain-containing protein, protein MNKAGVEIHYLKDYAHFLFQNHLTDLAKQELISKRELEQPLLKWVTHLTDEEFLKVIETRLVVFLKNMIDGKGNEDIEKGISDWKSDQLLELSRLQVNATDIAIEYGARKKALLKFLPTYTNDLDLALKIINEIVDFYTVREKKAIEAYTDIQKEEADRIIKSLKETELKLLVNEKRLKESQRMAELGNWEMDGQTGITVWSEELYRIFGLPYKHTMTTDDISVLMTKETSERVLKNIHNALKLGIPYTHEYEITRPDGEHRIVRTHGVPVKENGKVKSLKGITQDITQIKEVERLLRQSQELVSQITKVAPIIILVIAVPQNDLIYYNENIFENVAVEEEDLKKNGYGLIRQIVHPDDLNAVINRNKKYTSLKENEESILEFRIKDKAGNWRWYYSRSIVFKKNEKGEVTQILFTASDINDLKSAEETLKQNSNFIQKIAETTPNILYIYDIREQRNVYANRTVADVLGYSPDELKELGSNLLATFLHPDDLPKIVKHFNGFVDAKEGEIRKLVYRMKDSRGKWSWFISQDTVFARDEHGVPYQILGVTQDITDRVEAEDALKYSEAQLVEAQKIGHVGSFDWNMKTNIIHGTQEFFKIFGLKENDGTVTLEDVRAVIQPDDAEKIFKLIEVAILNNELIDVDFRINVNEGFKNLISRAKIYKDVNGESGRVVGTVLDVTNMKQAEQALKVKNEELTTAYEKLEKAQGKLRNINSELENRVKERTAELVESEEKYKAFVAQSQEGIWRYELHVINDIDISIPGREQVQKIFDYGYVAECNDRMAHMYGYASSSELIGSNIKDLFDLNDERVIKIFRKFVDSGYKLENLLTRWKGPHESIRYYSSNVLGIIEKGKLVRVWSTQIDVTAAKVAEKEMRASEEQYRFLAETVPQLFWAANTEGYVEYFNQNWYNYTGLQFDRDEKWSWIKAVFDKDKGPCISKLNECVKSGEMFEIECRLRNHDGNYEWYLARALPLKDDGEIKKWFGTFTDINERKLIEENLRVKNEELLKINLDLDNFIYTASHDLKAPISNIEGLLYTINDTLDPKYCKGQEIAQLFEMMDKSILRFKRTIHDLTEITRAQKSAEEDEGHVEFVNIFEDVVTSINELVSATHARFNLDFSVSSIKFSGKNMRSIFYNLISNALKYRHPERNPVVDLKTEQVDGGILLTVKDNGLGISDANKEKVFSMFKRLHDHVEGSGVGLYIVKRIVTNSGGRIELESKLEEGTTFKIFFK, encoded by the coding sequence ATGAACAAGGCAGGTGTAGAAATTCATTATCTTAAAGATTACGCTCATTTTTTATTTCAGAACCATCTCACCGATCTTGCCAAGCAGGAATTGATCAGTAAGAGAGAGTTGGAACAGCCATTACTAAAATGGGTGACTCATTTGACAGATGAAGAGTTTCTGAAGGTGATAGAAACACGCCTTGTTGTCTTCCTTAAAAACATGATTGACGGTAAGGGAAATGAAGACATAGAAAAAGGGATTTCCGATTGGAAGTCGGATCAGCTTCTTGAACTTTCCAGATTACAAGTAAATGCTACAGATATTGCTATTGAGTATGGCGCTAGAAAAAAAGCCCTTTTGAAATTTCTTCCCACTTATACAAATGACCTTGATCTAGCTTTAAAAATTATTAATGAAATAGTTGACTTTTATACTGTAAGAGAAAAAAAAGCAATTGAGGCATATACTGATATTCAAAAAGAGGAAGCGGACAGAATTATAAAATCACTAAAGGAAACGGAATTAAAGCTCCTGGTTAATGAAAAGCGGCTTAAAGAATCACAACGAATGGCGGAGCTTGGCAACTGGGAAATGGATGGCCAGACCGGGATAACTGTTTGGTCAGAGGAGCTATACAGGATATTTGGGTTGCCATATAAGCATACAATGACCACAGATGATATTAGTGTTTTGATGACAAAAGAAACTTCAGAAAGAGTTTTAAAGAATATACATAACGCTCTTAAGTTGGGAATTCCATATACTCATGAGTATGAAATCACAAGGCCTGATGGAGAGCATAGAATTGTCAGAACGCATGGAGTGCCGGTAAAGGAAAATGGCAAAGTAAAATCGTTGAAAGGAATTACGCAGGATATAACCCAGATAAAGGAAGTTGAAAGGTTGCTAAGACAAAGTCAGGAACTGGTATCACAGATAACAAAAGTCGCCCCTATTATTATTCTTGTTATAGCTGTGCCTCAGAATGATCTTATTTATTACAATGAGAATATTTTTGAAAATGTGGCTGTAGAGGAAGAGGACTTAAAGAAAAATGGTTATGGACTTATTAGACAAATAGTTCATCCCGATGATCTTAATGCAGTTATTAATAGAAATAAAAAGTATACTTCTCTCAAAGAGAATGAAGAAAGTATATTAGAATTTAGAATAAAGGATAAGGCGGGAAACTGGCGGTGGTACTATTCAAGATCTATAGTATTTAAAAAGAATGAAAAGGGAGAAGTTACACAGATTCTATTTACAGCTTCAGACATTAATGACCTCAAGAGTGCAGAAGAGACGCTGAAGCAAAATAGTAACTTCATTCAAAAAATTGCTGAAACGACCCCAAATATACTTTATATCTATGATATACGTGAACAAAGGAATGTCTATGCAAATAGAACTGTGGCAGATGTATTGGGGTACTCTCCTGATGAGTTGAAAGAACTTGGTTCCAATTTACTGGCTACTTTTCTGCATCCGGACGACCTGCCGAAAATCGTCAAACACTTCAATGGTTTTGTTGATGCTAAGGAAGGTGAGATAAGAAAGCTTGTTTATAGAATGAAGGATTCCAGAGGGAAGTGGAGCTGGTTCATTAGTCAGGATACTGTTTTTGCCAGGGATGAGCATGGAGTGCCGTATCAGATTTTAGGCGTGACTCAGGATATCACTGACAGGGTTGAAGCTGAAGATGCGTTGAAATATAGTGAAGCACAGCTGGTAGAGGCCCAAAAGATAGGCCATGTTGGAAGCTTTGACTGGAATATGAAAACAAATATCATTCATGGGACGCAGGAGTTTTTTAAAATATTCGGATTAAAGGAAAATGATGGTACCGTTACTCTTGAGGATGTTCGTGCTGTCATACAACCTGATGATGCTGAAAAAATATTTAAACTGATAGAAGTAGCTATTCTCAATAATGAGTTGATTGATGTTGACTTCAGAATTAATGTCAATGAAGGCTTTAAAAATCTTATTTCCAGGGCAAAAATTTATAAAGATGTTAATGGTGAAAGTGGAAGAGTTGTGGGGACAGTTCTGGATGTAACAAATATGAAGCAAGCAGAACAGGCATTGAAAGTAAAAAATGAAGAACTGACAACTGCATATGAGAAACTTGAAAAAGCTCAAGGTAAACTCAGGAATATCAATAGCGAACTTGAAAATAGAGTAAAAGAAAGAACCGCAGAGCTGGTTGAAAGTGAAGAAAAGTACAAAGCATTTGTTGCACAGAGTCAGGAAGGTATATGGAGATATGAACTTCATGTTATTAACGATATTGATATTTCAATCCCTGGGAGGGAACAAGTGCAAAAAATTTTTGATTACGGCTATGTTGCAGAGTGCAATGATAGGATGGCCCATATGTATGGCTATGCATCCTCTTCAGAGCTTATCGGAAGTAATATTAAGGATCTGTTTGACCTAAACGATGAGAGAGTGATTAAGATCTTCAGAAAGTTTGTTGATTCTGGTTATAAGCTTGAAAACCTTTTGACACGCTGGAAGGGCCCACATGAAAGTATTAGATATTATTCAAGTAATGTGCTTGGAATCATTGAAAAAGGAAAGCTGGTCAGAGTATGGTCTACTCAGATTGATGTAACAGCTGCAAAAGTAGCAGAAAAGGAGATGAGGGCGAGTGAAGAACAGTATAGGTTTCTTGCAGAGACTGTGCCTCAGTTATTCTGGGCAGCTAATACTGAGGGCTACGTGGAGTATTTTAATCAGAACTGGTATAATTACACAGGCTTGCAATTCGATAGGGATGAAAAGTGGAGCTGGATTAAGGCGGTATTCGATAAAGATAAGGGACCTTGTATTTCGAAGCTGAATGAATGCGTTAAGTCTGGGGAAATGTTCGAAATAGAATGCAGACTCAGAAATCATGATGGCAACTATGAATGGTACCTCGCCAGAGCTTTGCCTCTGAAAGACGATGGAGAAATAAAGAAATGGTTTGGGACATTTACGGATATCAATGAACGTAAGCTTATAGAGGAAAATCTACGGGTAAAAAACGAAGAATTATTAAAGATAAATCTGGACCTTGATAATTTCATATACACAGCTTCTCACGATCTTAAAGCTCCTATCTCAAATATTGAAGGCTTGTTGTATACTATCAATGATACGCTTGATCCTAAATACTGTAAAGGGCAAGAGATTGCTCAGCTCTTTGAAATGATGGATAAGTCTATTCTCAGATTCAAAAGGACCATTCATGATCTTACGGAAATAACAAGGGCCCAGAAGAGCGCAGAAGAAGATGAAGGCCATGTAGAATTTGTAAATATTTTCGAAGATGTAGTAACTTCTATAAATGAACTTGTAAGTGCAACTCACGCAAGGTTTAACCTTGATTTTTCAGTCTCTTCAATAAAATTTTCGGGAAAAAACATGAGAAGTATTTTTTACAATCTCATTAGTAATGCCCTGAAATACCGGCATCCAGAAAGAAATCCTGTTGTTGACCTTAAAACGGAACAAGTGGATGGTGGAATACTATTAACGGTAAAAGATAACGGGCTTGGGATTTCTGATGCCAATAAAGAAAAGGTTTTTTCCATGTTTAAGCGCCTTCACGATCATGTTGAAGGTTCCGGTGTTGGGCTATACATTGTGAAAAGAATTGTCACCAATTCCGGAGGAAGAATAGAGCTTGAAAGTAAGCTTGAAGAGGGTACAACCTTCAAAATCTTCTTCAAATGA
- a CDS encoding DUF2306 domain-containing protein has translation MFKITIPYFSFRYDIGFLLTKQAILHMDIWRWSFYTHIASSIFVLLFGVFQFIKPLLESFPKLHKLLGKAYVFIILFLSAPSGLVMAFYANGGIYAKTSFIIISLLWWLFTFVAFLKIRNRKIKGHIDFMIRSYALTLSAITLRTYVLILPAFIHLHAKEMYTLVAWLSWVPNLIIAEVIIYYKVFK, from the coding sequence ATGTTCAAAATTACCATACCCTATTTTTCTTTCCGCTACGACATTGGTTTTCTACTGACCAAACAAGCTATTTTACACATGGATATCTGGCGGTGGTCATTTTATACACATATCGCTTCAAGTATTTTTGTTTTGCTGTTTGGAGTATTCCAATTTATAAAACCACTGCTTGAATCATTTCCTAAACTCCATAAGCTATTGGGTAAAGCTTATGTATTCATCATATTATTTCTGAGTGCTCCCAGTGGCCTTGTAATGGCATTCTATGCTAATGGAGGCATATATGCAAAAACCTCCTTTATTATTATTTCTTTATTGTGGTGGTTGTTTACTTTTGTCGCCTTTCTCAAAATAAGGAATAGAAAAATAAAAGGGCATATTGACTTCATGATTAGAAGTTATGCCCTTACATTATCTGCAATTACATTGCGTACTTATGTGTTAATTCTGCCTGCTTTTATTCATCTTCATGCAAAAGAAATGTATACACTTGTTGCATGGCTAAGCTGGGTCCCCAATCTTATTATTGCAGAAGTAATTATTTATTATAAAGTATTTAAATAG
- a CDS encoding tetratricopeptide repeat protein, protein MKNFIYTISLLSVFLMSCGKDVETETIEVPSLRASEIFNADSVFSYINKYKDNYSEISNSFYEKAESMRDVNEKKAIHYYMRAISLFPTADSYRRLGMYLLEREQYQEASEVLRMISQKRYLSTPAGFINDFIFEAPDEEVFYSYFISSYLDTKYLDEYIIYEGRENGINIDNIKDRFLKEARISLDQNSHEFKDMMLAFMNDDEIEAFQNSEEVFKDFIESIKDTIDVFDIDEKGVRKFSYSSDGDFEERVHLSSFYSLFLKEKIDQPDSWFDFNLLKTFRINDSVRAVVYSIDTSEIACPKDMRHISFRLATYGKDRRIIDSKVVAVQSGEILKTLKFEKDKFTIKDYKRSWRKAYDKQDFDNEVIKTDMISENHFKIGPNGKIENSVGGDSNLIPVAEQVPVAADSAI, encoded by the coding sequence ATGAAAAATTTTATTTATACAATTTCCTTACTCAGTGTTTTTTTAATGTCATGTGGTAAGGATGTAGAAACAGAAACAATTGAAGTTCCGTCTCTAAGAGCCAGCGAAATTTTCAATGCAGATTCTGTTTTCAGTTATATTAATAAATACAAGGATAATTACAGTGAGATCTCAAATTCCTTTTATGAAAAGGCAGAAAGCATGCGGGATGTAAATGAAAAGAAAGCCATTCATTATTATATGAGGGCAATTTCCTTATTTCCGACGGCTGATTCATATAGAAGATTGGGAATGTACCTTTTGGAGAGGGAGCAGTATCAAGAAGCTTCTGAAGTGCTGAGAATGATTAGTCAGAAAAGATATCTGTCAACACCTGCGGGCTTCATTAATGATTTCATTTTTGAAGCCCCTGACGAGGAAGTGTTTTATTCTTATTTTATTTCAAGTTACTTAGACACAAAATACCTGGATGAATATATTATCTATGAAGGAAGAGAAAATGGTATTAATATAGATAACATTAAAGATCGTTTTCTTAAAGAAGCAAGGATCAGTCTGGATCAAAACTCACACGAGTTCAAAGATATGATGCTGGCCTTTATGAATGATGATGAGATAGAAGCTTTTCAGAATAGCGAAGAAGTATTTAAGGATTTCATAGAAAGTATTAAAGACACTATAGATGTCTTTGATATTGATGAGAAAGGAGTCCGGAAATTTTCCTACAGCTCAGATGGTGACTTTGAAGAAAGGGTTCATTTATCATCTTTTTATTCATTGTTTCTTAAAGAAAAAATCGACCAGCCAGATAGCTGGTTTGATTTCAATCTTCTTAAAACATTTAGAATTAATGATTCTGTAAGGGCAGTAGTATATTCTATCGACACCTCAGAAATTGCTTGTCCTAAAGATATGAGACATATCTCTTTCAGACTTGCTACTTATGGAAAAGACAGACGTATCATTGATTCAAAAGTTGTAGCGGTTCAATCTGGTGAAATATTAAAGACACTTAAGTTTGAAAAAGATAAGTTCACTATAAAGGATTATAAACGCTCTTGGAGAAAAGCATATGATAAGCAAGATTTTGATAACGAGGTTATAAAAACCGATATGATTTCAGAGAACCATTTTAAGATTGGGCCAAATGGTAAAATAGAAAATTCTGTAGGAGGAGATAGTAATCTTATTCCTGTTGCTGAGCAAGTTCCTGTTGCGGCAGATTCGGCTATTTAA